One Mycobacterium sp. SMC-4 DNA window includes the following coding sequences:
- the treS gene encoding maltose alpha-D-glucosyltransferase gives MSELADSDDAPELVEPTYAEHLHPARPRTLRFRPRVKTPFARRSIAQDGPANGNNPAYVEWLRAQSMLADANEISSQFSGQGSMWQNPYATPNPRAAVETASVWFTAYPLSLITRPDESFLKAMASEEMWKAFAEIGIEAIHTGPVKRAGGISGWQYTPSVDGHFDRIGTQIDPAFGTEDEFRQMCATAAWYGGTIIDDIVPGHTGKGADFRLAEMKYADYPGIYHMVDIDPRDWHRLPEVPAGADSVNIDAETEEWLDKAGYIIGRLQRVIFYAEGIKETNWSVTRAVTGVDGVERRWVYLHYFKDGQPSINWLDPSFAGMRLVIGDALHSLADLGTGALRLDANGFLGVEKAASEGNSAWSEGHPLSEAANHLIASMVRKVGGFTFQELNLTIDDIRQIGEAGADLSYDFVNRPAYHHALATGDTEFLRLTLRTTLELGVDPASLVHALQNHDELTYELLHWENGHRDDVYEYKGEDRTGEQIAASVRSDLIKQLTGPGASYNLVFTTNGIACTTATVVCAALGITDLDTITDIDDIRRAHLLLAMFNALQPGVFALSGWDLCGMLTLPGGEVTELISGGDTRWINRAAHDLMGANPRATQSIAGMPAGRSLYGSIPDQLADDTSFVRQLQAILKVRSHYGIATSRQVDIPEVSQRGMLVMVHELDTEGRFALTVLNFTNEPIAGTVRSEHLPPGAHVSDMFSGHDLTTVDDLHSFAVEIAALHGLALLVQTPQAMADPP, from the coding sequence ATGTCGGAGTTGGCCGACAGCGACGATGCGCCGGAGCTGGTCGAGCCGACCTACGCCGAACACCTGCATCCCGCCAGGCCCCGCACCTTGCGCTTCCGCCCCCGAGTCAAGACACCCTTCGCGCGGCGCTCCATCGCCCAGGACGGTCCGGCCAACGGCAACAACCCCGCCTACGTGGAGTGGCTGCGGGCACAGTCCATGCTTGCCGATGCCAACGAGATCAGCTCCCAGTTCTCCGGTCAGGGGTCGATGTGGCAGAACCCCTACGCCACCCCCAACCCGAGGGCGGCCGTCGAGACCGCCTCGGTGTGGTTCACCGCCTACCCGCTGTCCCTGATCACTCGCCCCGACGAGTCGTTTCTCAAGGCGATGGCCAGCGAGGAGATGTGGAAAGCGTTCGCCGAGATCGGCATCGAGGCCATCCACACCGGCCCGGTCAAGCGGGCCGGCGGCATCTCCGGCTGGCAGTACACCCCCAGCGTGGATGGGCACTTCGACCGGATCGGCACGCAGATCGACCCCGCGTTCGGTACCGAGGACGAATTCCGTCAGATGTGTGCCACCGCAGCGTGGTACGGCGGCACCATCATCGACGACATCGTGCCAGGTCACACCGGTAAAGGCGCGGACTTCCGGCTGGCCGAGATGAAGTACGCCGACTACCCGGGCATCTACCACATGGTCGATATCGACCCGCGCGACTGGCACCGGTTACCCGAAGTCCCCGCCGGAGCCGACTCGGTCAACATCGACGCCGAGACCGAGGAGTGGCTGGACAAGGCCGGTTACATCATCGGCCGACTGCAACGCGTCATCTTCTACGCCGAGGGCATCAAGGAGACCAACTGGAGCGTCACCAGAGCAGTCACCGGCGTCGACGGCGTGGAACGACGGTGGGTGTATCTGCACTACTTCAAGGACGGACAACCGTCGATCAACTGGCTGGACCCGTCCTTTGCCGGTATGCGCCTGGTCATCGGCGACGCTCTGCACTCGCTGGCCGATCTGGGCACCGGAGCGCTGCGGCTGGACGCCAACGGCTTCCTGGGAGTGGAAAAGGCGGCCAGCGAAGGAAATTCGGCGTGGTCCGAGGGGCATCCGCTCTCCGAGGCCGCCAACCACCTGATCGCGAGCATGGTGCGAAAAGTGGGTGGCTTCACCTTCCAGGAACTGAACCTGACCATCGACGACATCCGCCAGATCGGCGAGGCCGGGGCGGACCTGTCCTACGATTTCGTCAACCGCCCCGCCTACCACCACGCGCTGGCCACCGGTGACACCGAGTTCCTGCGTCTGACGTTGCGGACCACCTTGGAGCTCGGCGTGGACCCGGCCTCGCTGGTGCACGCCCTGCAGAACCATGACGAGCTGACCTATGAACTGTTGCACTGGGAAAACGGGCACCGCGACGACGTCTACGAGTACAAGGGCGAGGATCGGACCGGCGAGCAGATCGCCGCCAGCGTGCGCAGTGACCTCATCAAGCAGCTGACCGGACCGGGAGCATCCTACAACCTTGTTTTCACCACCAACGGAATCGCCTGCACCACAGCGACTGTGGTGTGTGCCGCGCTGGGCATCACCGACCTCGACACGATCACCGACATCGACGACATTCGACGGGCACACCTACTGCTGGCCATGTTCAACGCGCTGCAACCCGGGGTGTTCGCGCTGTCGGGCTGGGACCTGTGCGGCATGCTCACGCTGCCGGGCGGCGAGGTCACCGAACTGATCTCCGGCGGCGACACCCGCTGGATCAATCGGGCCGCCCACGACCTGATGGGCGCCAACCCGCGTGCCACCCAGTCCATCGCCGGGATGCCGGCCGGGCGCAGCTTGTACGGATCGATCCCCGATCAGCTCGCCGACGACACCAGCTTCGTGCGCCAGCTCCAGGCGATCCTCAAAGTGCGCTCGCACTACGGTATTGCGACCAGCCGCCAAGTCGACATCCCCGAGGTTTCGCAGCGCGGGATGCTGGTGATGGTCCATGAGCTCGACACCGAAGGTCGGTTCGCGCTGACCGTGCTGAATTTCACCAACGAGCCCATCGCCGGCACCGTTCGGTCTGAACATCTGCCGCCCGGCGCGCACGTCTCGGATATGTTCAGCGGGCACGACCTGACCACCGTCGACGACCTGCACAGCTTCGCCGTCGAGATCGCCGCGCTGCACGGTCTGGCGCTGCTGGTGCAAACCCCACAAGCGATGGCAGACCCGCCATGA
- the ligD gene encoding non-homologous end-joining DNA ligase produces MSTGEQRAGVELTNLDQTLAADSDATKRDLVDYLDAVADRMLPVLAGRPLTVLRALRGRAPFMQKNVPKYTPDWIRTVAIWAESSHREIHYPLCDDRRTLLWLANQRAVEFHPALGLAEDINRPTHLILDLDPPDHRDFAAVVKVAGLVRQALSDSGLAGAVKTSGSRGLHIFVPIDDSAPVDDVAAATRALAARTEALDPAVATTAFIVEDRHGRVFVDATRAGGATVAAAYSPRLRPGTPVSFPLAWSDLDRVNPAEFTVRTAVDALAGRDPWDETMPAPQHLPDALIEHGRTIPVARVAAMHEGKRRARARRNEAR; encoded by the coding sequence ATGAGTACCGGCGAGCAGCGTGCCGGTGTCGAATTGACCAACCTCGATCAGACACTGGCTGCGGATTCCGATGCCACCAAGCGCGACCTGGTCGACTACCTCGATGCCGTCGCCGACCGCATGCTGCCGGTGCTGGCCGGACGGCCACTGACCGTGTTGCGTGCGCTGCGCGGGCGCGCTCCGTTCATGCAGAAAAACGTCCCGAAGTACACCCCTGACTGGATCCGCACCGTGGCGATCTGGGCCGAGTCGTCCCATCGCGAGATCCACTACCCCCTCTGCGACGATCGACGAACGCTGCTGTGGCTGGCCAACCAACGTGCGGTCGAGTTTCACCCGGCGCTCGGCCTCGCCGAGGACATCAACCGCCCCACACATCTGATCCTCGATCTCGACCCGCCGGACCACCGGGATTTCGCCGCTGTGGTCAAGGTCGCCGGGTTGGTACGACAAGCGCTGTCCGACAGTGGTTTAGCCGGTGCCGTCAAGACCAGCGGGTCACGCGGGCTGCACATCTTCGTGCCGATCGACGACAGCGCTCCGGTCGACGACGTCGCCGCGGCCACCCGCGCGTTGGCGGCGCGCACGGAAGCACTCGATCCTGCGGTGGCCACCACCGCGTTCATCGTCGAAGACCGCCACGGCCGGGTGTTCGTCGACGCAACCCGGGCGGGCGGCGCGACCGTCGCCGCCGCCTACAGTCCGCGCCTGCGGCCGGGCACCCCGGTGTCGTTCCCGCTGGCCTGGTCCGACCTGGACCGCGTGAACCCGGCGGAGTTCACCGTACGCACCGCCGTCGACGCGCTGGCCGGCCGCGACCCGTGGGACGAGACCATGCCGGCCCCGCAGCACCTGCCCGACGCACTGATTGAACACGGCCGCACCATCCCGGTGGCACGCGTGGCCGCGATGCACGAAGGCAAACGGCGTGCACGGGCCCGCCGCAACGAAGCCCGATGA
- a CDS encoding STAS domain-containing protein, giving the protein MATPLHVTQDRRRDGTTVLTVVGELDLSNVAIFADAIATARAGSDGALLLVDLSGVEYLDSGAINVLFDHADQIELVVNPILVPVLTVSGLTDVVAVRPASD; this is encoded by the coding sequence ATGGCAACGCCTCTGCACGTCACCCAAGACCGCCGTCGTGACGGCACGACGGTACTGACGGTCGTCGGTGAGCTCGACCTGAGCAACGTTGCCATTTTCGCCGACGCCATCGCCACCGCCCGAGCCGGCAGCGACGGTGCCCTGCTGCTGGTGGACCTCAGTGGCGTCGAGTATCTGGACAGCGGGGCCATCAACGTGCTGTTCGACCACGCCGATCAGATCGAGCTCGTCGTCAACCCGATCCTGGTGCCGGTGTTGACCGTCAGCGGGCTCACCGACGTCGTCGCGGTCAGGCCCGCGTCGGACTGA
- a CDS encoding class I SAM-dependent methyltransferase has protein sequence MSDSSADHNAKHNAKHNADRELKAKHRALWASGNYPAVAAELIPELGPRLVEACGVRSGQRVLDVAAGSGNAAIPAAATGATVIASDLTPELFDAGRARAEQRGVALEWVQADAEALPFDDEEFDVVMSCVGAMFAPHHQVTADELVRVVRPGGTIGMINWTPEGFIGQLFATMKPYSPPPPPGASPPPMWGSPEHVRDMFGDNVSELTMDRQTITMDHCPSPEDFREYWKRNYGPTIAVYRYIADDLDKVNALDRDFLGLLQQWNRSDDPDRTAYPAEYLLVTATRR, from the coding sequence ATGAGCGATTCGTCAGCCGACCACAATGCCAAGCACAATGCCAAGCACAACGCCGACCGCGAACTGAAAGCCAAGCACCGGGCATTGTGGGCCTCCGGCAACTATCCGGCGGTGGCCGCCGAACTCATCCCCGAACTGGGACCGCGGCTGGTCGAGGCGTGCGGGGTGCGATCGGGCCAGCGGGTTCTCGACGTGGCTGCCGGATCTGGCAACGCCGCGATACCCGCCGCCGCCACCGGTGCCACCGTGATCGCCAGTGACCTGACACCGGAGTTGTTCGACGCCGGGCGGGCCCGGGCCGAGCAGCGCGGCGTCGCGCTGGAATGGGTGCAGGCCGATGCCGAGGCACTGCCGTTCGACGACGAAGAGTTCGACGTGGTGATGTCCTGTGTCGGGGCGATGTTCGCCCCGCACCATCAGGTGACCGCCGACGAATTGGTGCGAGTGGTACGGCCGGGCGGCACGATCGGGATGATCAACTGGACTCCCGAGGGGTTCATCGGCCAGCTGTTTGCCACCATGAAGCCCTACTCGCCACCCCCGCCGCCCGGTGCCTCCCCGCCACCGATGTGGGGTAGCCCCGAGCATGTGCGGGACATGTTCGGCGACAACGTGTCCGAACTGACAATGGATCGTCAGACGATCACGATGGACCACTGCCCCAGCCCGGAGGATTTCCGGGAGTACTGGAAGCGCAACTATGGCCCGACCATCGCGGTCTACCGGTACATCGCCGACGACCTCGACAAGGTCAACGCACTGGACCGGGACTTTCTGGGCTTGCTGCAGCAGTGGAACCGCAGCGACGATCCGGACCGCACCGCGTACCCGGCCGAATACCTGCTGGTCACCGCCACGAGGAGATGA
- a CDS encoding PAS and ANTAR domain-containing protein codes for MANPVHTPQDADVTGTRELRAGEFRFWFVGQRWEWSDEVAAMHGYRPGTVTPTTELLLAHKHPEDRQHVQESLDRALHAGGSFSSRHRFLDTAGREHSVLVIADRMYDPRGAVVGTEGYYVDLTDTLDQVRRTVLDESLPDLFESRAVIEQAKGALMLVYRIDAEQAFKLLQWRSQQTNTKLRTLAAQLVADLESIEVNLEALRRGFDHLLLTVHQRAAATAGRG; via the coding sequence ATGGCAAACCCGGTACACACCCCGCAGGACGCGGATGTGACCGGGACGCGGGAGCTACGCGCGGGGGAGTTCCGCTTCTGGTTCGTCGGCCAACGGTGGGAATGGTCCGACGAGGTGGCTGCGATGCACGGCTATCGGCCGGGCACGGTCACTCCGACCACCGAGCTGTTGCTGGCCCACAAGCATCCCGAGGACCGCCAACACGTCCAAGAGTCGCTCGATCGTGCGCTGCATGCCGGTGGATCGTTCTCCAGCCGGCACCGTTTCCTCGACACCGCCGGACGGGAGCACTCGGTGTTGGTGATCGCCGACCGGATGTACGACCCCCGAGGGGCCGTGGTGGGCACCGAAGGCTATTACGTCGATCTGACCGACACGCTGGATCAGGTCCGCCGCACCGTACTCGACGAGTCGCTGCCCGACCTGTTCGAGTCCCGCGCGGTGATCGAGCAGGCCAAAGGTGCGCTGATGTTGGTCTACCGCATCGACGCCGAGCAGGCGTTCAAACTCCTGCAGTGGCGGTCCCAGCAAACCAACACCAAGCTGCGGACGCTGGCCGCGCAGCTGGTCGCCGACCTCGAATCCATCGAGGTCAACCTGGAGGCGTTGCGCCGCGGGTTCGACCATCTGTTGCTGACCGTCCATCAACGTGCTGCCGCCACGGCAGGTCGGGGGTAG
- a CDS encoding STAS domain-containing protein, with protein MGLLDVRCEVAGSAIVVSVKGEVDSGTVEVLHPVLDEGLGRALVAPARLLVLDLDDVTYFGSAGLNAVLGCFERGTDAGIAVRVVATNAEVTRPLEITKLDQVLRPYPSVSAALSDDGDPA; from the coding sequence GTGGGTCTGTTAGATGTGCGGTGCGAGGTCGCGGGCAGCGCGATCGTGGTGTCCGTCAAAGGGGAAGTCGATTCGGGCACAGTAGAAGTGCTACATCCAGTGCTTGACGAGGGCCTGGGCAGGGCGCTGGTGGCGCCGGCCCGGCTCCTGGTGCTCGATCTCGATGACGTCACCTACTTCGGCAGTGCCGGACTGAATGCGGTTCTGGGCTGTTTCGAGCGCGGCACCGACGCGGGTATCGCGGTACGGGTCGTGGCCACCAACGCTGAGGTCACCCGGCCGTTGGAGATCACCAAGCTGGATCAGGTGCTACGGCCCTATCCGTCGGTGTCGGCGGCGCTGTCCGACGATGGCGACCCGGCGTGA
- a CDS encoding SpoIIE family protein phosphatase, translating to MAEIPDESPVFDAGGAVGRDHARVDWAATPLGPPRNWPQSLRTAVSILLSSRFSMWMGWGPELTFFCNDAYRRDTLGQKYPWALGRPTSEVWAEIWDDVAPRVQQVLSTEEATWDTSLLLFLERSGYTEESYHTFSYSPLHDDDGAVVGLLCVVSEDTAQVIGERRMATLRDLGSDPSVVRTETEILSFSDQQMSQNQRDLPFTLTYLYDDDGTARLAGRSGVAAGHPIAVEKLSAEGGGLWPVAEPAAGQSVLVELGADRYRDLPTGDWPKPPSHALVVPLLQQGDSPVGFLVTGLNRYRLLDDAYRGFVTLVAGHIAAGIGLARSYRSQQRRAEELAELDRAKTTFFSNISHEFRTPLTLILDPIAELRRSRDLDQSIREELDVVWRNGLRLTKLVNTLLDFSRIEAGRTQANYAPTDLATVTAELASVFRSAVERAGLILEVNCPPLDEPVYVDHDMWEKVVFNLLSNALKFTFAGRISVHARRSGADAVVVVSDTGTGVPSAEMPRLFERFHRIENAQARSHEGSGIGLALVKELVELHGGSISAESIESVGTTFTIRIPFGTAHLPPDAIGSATARNRSAGAEAYLEEAQRWLPSGLGPTQPDPDVTAPDASALTSMAGEQPGGSTRILIADDNADMRGYLSRLLRSDGYQVEAVADGQHALDAIRAHAPDLVISDVMMPRVDGLALVAALRAERRTAAVPVLLLSARAGQEASISGLQAGADDYLVKPFAAAELLARVRANVELARLRDHHARWRTALVDSLQEAFFVCDDDGAVIEINAAFSDILGYDAAGLPYPPEYPWWPSADTDPESHRTFGQAVRDLRELTHGTIPAVPVTHRDGHRLWVATTFTQAEDPNNGRKVVVGTMRDVTAEHYLVQRETALSSLNQALAQADTLDDAVRAAADELQQVWHARRVLAVTLPAVGSGDDQAAPPLICTGEPAGWDELSVQTRNAISVLRDGELLDPETTHAGSAGVALQHPRGVLVLYVELFEMRRFTGEDHTLLTVLAGRLGQGLQRVHQIDQQRETALALQHAILGPAVSSGFAVRYQPATRPLQVGGDWYDVVNLDDGRIAMVVGDCVGHGLDAATVMGQLRSACRALLLEHPSPAAALSALDRFAARLPGARCTTAFAAVLDPRSGDLVYSCAGHPPPILVCADRSTQLLDQGRATPLGLRYAPQRPEARTTMPARSTLLLYTDGLVERRREAIDDGIARATDVVQDNRDTALNDLADLIMARLATGEGYHDDVALLLYRQPAPLDLEMPAQVSELAPSRTALRNWLDRAGIGTEQSLDVLIAVGEALANAIEHGHRDSPGGMVRLRAVAQADQLHLTVADTGRWKVPAAVPSAHRGRGVSLMRALMQDVTIDSQPAGTTVQMHTRIH from the coding sequence ATGGCTGAAATCCCGGACGAATCCCCGGTTTTCGATGCCGGTGGTGCGGTAGGCCGCGATCACGCGAGGGTGGATTGGGCGGCAACCCCGCTGGGCCCGCCGCGGAATTGGCCGCAAAGCTTACGGACCGCGGTCAGCATCCTGTTGTCGTCGCGTTTCTCGATGTGGATGGGGTGGGGGCCGGAGCTCACCTTCTTCTGTAACGACGCGTACCGCCGCGACACTCTGGGACAGAAGTATCCGTGGGCGCTCGGTCGCCCGACCAGTGAAGTCTGGGCCGAGATCTGGGACGACGTCGCGCCGCGAGTGCAGCAGGTGCTCTCGACCGAGGAAGCAACGTGGGACACCTCTCTGCTGCTGTTCTTGGAGCGGTCCGGCTACACCGAAGAGTCCTACCACACCTTCAGCTACAGCCCGCTGCACGATGACGACGGTGCCGTGGTCGGGCTGCTGTGTGTGGTCAGCGAGGACACCGCTCAAGTGATCGGTGAGCGCCGCATGGCCACGCTGCGCGACCTGGGCTCAGACCCGAGCGTGGTGCGTACCGAGACCGAGATCCTGTCGTTCTCCGACCAGCAGATGTCGCAGAACCAGCGGGACCTACCGTTCACGCTGACATACCTCTACGACGATGACGGCACCGCCCGATTGGCGGGACGCAGCGGCGTGGCCGCGGGGCACCCGATCGCGGTGGAGAAACTCAGCGCCGAGGGTGGCGGTCTGTGGCCGGTCGCCGAGCCAGCGGCCGGGCAGTCGGTCCTCGTCGAGCTCGGCGCGGACCGGTACCGCGACCTGCCGACCGGCGACTGGCCCAAGCCGCCCAGCCATGCACTGGTGGTTCCGCTTCTGCAGCAGGGTGATTCGCCGGTGGGATTCCTGGTGACGGGGCTGAACCGCTACCGGCTGCTCGACGACGCCTACCGCGGCTTCGTCACGCTGGTCGCCGGTCACATCGCCGCCGGTATCGGTCTGGCCCGCAGCTATCGTAGCCAGCAGCGCCGAGCCGAGGAACTGGCCGAGCTCGATCGCGCGAAGACGACGTTCTTCTCCAACATCAGCCATGAGTTCCGCACCCCACTGACGCTGATCCTCGACCCGATCGCTGAACTGCGTCGGTCCCGTGATCTTGACCAGAGTATCCGTGAGGAACTGGATGTGGTGTGGCGCAACGGGTTGCGTCTGACCAAACTCGTCAACACGCTGCTGGATTTCTCCCGAATCGAGGCCGGCCGCACCCAGGCCAACTACGCGCCGACCGACCTGGCCACCGTGACCGCCGAATTGGCCAGCGTGTTCCGCTCCGCGGTCGAACGTGCCGGCCTGATCCTCGAGGTCAACTGTCCGCCGCTGGATGAACCGGTCTATGTCGACCACGACATGTGGGAGAAGGTCGTCTTCAACCTGCTGTCGAATGCGTTGAAGTTCACCTTCGCGGGCAGGATCTCGGTGCACGCCCGCCGCAGCGGCGCCGACGCGGTTGTGGTGGTCTCCGATACCGGCACGGGTGTGCCTTCCGCAGAAATGCCGCGGTTGTTTGAACGCTTTCATCGCATCGAGAACGCGCAGGCCCGTTCGCACGAGGGCAGCGGAATCGGGCTGGCGCTGGTCAAGGAACTTGTCGAGCTGCACGGGGGCAGCATCAGTGCCGAGAGCATCGAGTCGGTCGGTACCACCTTCACCATCCGTATTCCGTTCGGCACCGCCCACCTTCCCCCCGACGCGATCGGCTCGGCGACTGCGCGAAACCGCAGTGCCGGGGCCGAGGCCTACCTGGAGGAGGCGCAGCGGTGGCTGCCCTCGGGTTTGGGACCCACGCAGCCGGATCCGGACGTGACGGCGCCTGACGCCTCGGCGCTCACGTCAATGGCCGGCGAGCAGCCTGGCGGGTCGACCAGGATTTTGATCGCCGACGACAACGCCGATATGCGCGGCTATCTGAGCCGATTGCTGCGCTCCGACGGATACCAGGTCGAAGCGGTTGCCGACGGGCAGCATGCCTTGGATGCGATCCGAGCGCACGCGCCAGACCTGGTGATCAGCGACGTGATGATGCCCCGGGTGGACGGCCTGGCACTGGTGGCGGCGCTGCGTGCCGAGCGCCGGACCGCTGCGGTGCCGGTGTTGCTGCTCTCTGCACGGGCCGGCCAGGAGGCCTCGATCAGCGGTCTGCAGGCCGGCGCCGACGACTACCTCGTCAAACCGTTCGCCGCGGCCGAACTGTTGGCCAGAGTCCGGGCCAACGTCGAGCTGGCCCGGCTGCGCGATCACCACGCGCGCTGGCGTACCGCGCTGGTGGACTCGCTGCAGGAGGCATTCTTCGTCTGCGACGACGACGGCGCGGTCATCGAGATCAATGCAGCGTTCAGTGACATCCTGGGCTACGACGCGGCCGGATTGCCCTACCCCCCCGAGTATCCGTGGTGGCCGTCGGCCGACACCGACCCCGAGTCCCACCGCACGTTCGGACAGGCGGTGCGTGACCTGCGGGAGTTGACGCACGGCACGATCCCGGCGGTGCCGGTGACCCACCGCGATGGCCATCGGCTTTGGGTGGCAACAACTTTCACCCAGGCGGAGGATCCGAACAACGGACGCAAGGTCGTGGTGGGGACCATGCGCGACGTGACCGCCGAGCACTACCTGGTGCAGCGGGAGACCGCATTGTCGTCGTTGAATCAGGCGCTGGCGCAAGCGGACACGCTCGATGATGCGGTGCGCGCTGCGGCTGATGAACTGCAGCAGGTCTGGCACGCGCGACGAGTGCTGGCGGTCACCCTGCCGGCAGTCGGCAGCGGTGACGACCAGGCTGCCCCGCCGCTGATCTGCACCGGGGAGCCGGCGGGATGGGACGAGCTTTCGGTGCAGACCCGCAACGCGATCTCGGTGCTTCGAGATGGCGAACTCCTGGACCCGGAGACCACACACGCCGGGTCGGCCGGCGTGGCGTTGCAGCATCCGCGTGGGGTCCTGGTGCTCTATGTCGAGTTGTTCGAGATGCGGCGATTCACCGGTGAGGACCACACGTTGCTCACGGTGCTGGCCGGCAGGTTGGGTCAGGGCCTGCAGCGCGTGCACCAGATCGACCAGCAGCGCGAGACCGCGCTGGCCCTGCAGCACGCCATCCTCGGACCAGCCGTGTCCAGCGGGTTCGCTGTGCGCTACCAGCCGGCCACCCGGCCGCTGCAGGTAGGTGGCGACTGGTACGACGTGGTCAATCTCGACGACGGTCGGATCGCCATGGTGGTGGGCGACTGCGTGGGCCACGGATTGGACGCCGCCACCGTGATGGGCCAGTTGCGCAGTGCCTGTCGCGCACTGCTTCTCGAGCATCCCAGCCCCGCGGCAGCGCTGTCGGCGCTCGACCGGTTCGCCGCGCGGCTGCCCGGAGCGCGGTGCACCACCGCATTCGCTGCGGTACTCGACCCGCGCAGCGGCGATCTCGTCTATTCATGCGCCGGTCACCCGCCGCCGATTCTGGTCTGTGCCGATCGGTCGACCCAGCTCCTCGACCAGGGCCGAGCCACCCCGCTGGGGTTGAGGTACGCGCCCCAGCGGCCTGAGGCCCGCACCACGATGCCGGCGCGGTCGACCTTGCTGCTGTACACCGATGGGCTGGTCGAGCGCCGCCGCGAAGCGATCGACGACGGCATCGCGCGGGCCACCGACGTCGTCCAGGACAACCGAGACACCGCGCTCAACGACCTTGCCGACCTCATCATGGCGCGGTTGGCCACCGGGGAGGGCTACCACGACGACGTCGCACTGCTGCTGTATCGGCAGCCAGCTCCGCTGGATCTGGAGATGCCGGCGCAGGTCTCGGAGTTGGCGCCCAGCCGAACCGCGCTGCGGAACTGGCTTGACCGGGCCGGGATTGGCACTGAACAGTCGCTCGACGTGCTGATCGCCGTGGGGGAGGCGCTGGCCAACGCCATCGAACACGGTCACCGGGACTCACCCGGCGGGATGGTGCGCCTGCGGGCGGTGGCGCAGGCCGACCAGCTCCATCTGACCGTCGCCGATACCGGTCGCTGGAAGGTGCCCGCGGCGGTGCCGTCGGCCCACCGGGGCCGGGGCGTCTCCTTGATGCGCGCGCTGATGCAGGACGTCACGATCGATTCCCAGCCCGCGGGTACCACCGTCCAGATGCACACCAGGATTCACTGA
- a CDS encoding LLM class flavin-dependent oxidoreductase translates to MRFGNFMAPFHPVGQNPTLALERDLDLIVAMDRLGFHEAWVGEHHSAGFEIIASPEVFIGIAAERTKHIKLGTGVSSLPYHHPLMLADRMVLLDHLTRGRVMLGCGPGQLTSDAHMLGIPADAQRPRMEQCLEAIVRLLRGETVTMTTDGFTLADARLQLRPYSDPCFDIAVAASFSPTGPRGAGKHGVGMLSIAATARQGMDLLAQHWNTWQEVAAEHGHVADRSKWRLVGPMHIAETRAQAERDVEYGIVEFSRYFAHLLPAGPVQGDTVAEIIENNRASGFAVIGTPDDAIAKIEELVEASDGGFGAFLLFDHDWAPPAAKLHSYELFAQYVIPHFTGQLASAQASQDWVVGSGTTFIDRAAHAIGKAIEDHAAERSTTQR, encoded by the coding sequence ATGCGCTTCGGAAACTTCATGGCCCCGTTCCACCCCGTCGGGCAGAACCCGACGCTGGCTCTCGAACGCGACCTCGACCTGATCGTTGCGATGGACCGGCTGGGGTTCCATGAGGCCTGGGTCGGCGAACATCACTCCGCGGGATTCGAGATCATCGCGTCGCCGGAGGTGTTCATCGGGATCGCGGCCGAACGCACCAAGCACATCAAGCTCGGCACCGGGGTCAGCTCGTTGCCCTATCACCATCCGCTGATGCTGGCTGATCGGATGGTGCTGCTCGACCACCTAACCAGGGGCCGGGTGATGCTCGGTTGTGGGCCTGGCCAGCTCACCTCCGACGCGCACATGCTGGGCATCCCCGCCGACGCTCAGCGGCCACGGATGGAGCAGTGCCTGGAGGCGATCGTGCGTCTGCTGCGCGGCGAGACGGTGACCATGACGACCGACGGGTTCACCCTGGCCGACGCCCGCCTGCAGCTGCGGCCCTACAGCGATCCGTGCTTCGATATCGCCGTCGCAGCGTCGTTTTCGCCGACCGGACCACGCGGTGCGGGCAAGCACGGCGTCGGCATGCTCTCGATCGCGGCGACCGCCAGGCAGGGAATGGATCTGCTGGCCCAGCACTGGAACACCTGGCAGGAGGTGGCCGCCGAGCACGGCCACGTCGCCGACCGCTCGAAGTGGCGCCTGGTGGGCCCGATGCACATCGCCGAGACCCGTGCGCAGGCCGAGCGGGATGTCGAGTACGGGATCGTGGAATTCTCCCGCTATTTCGCCCATCTGCTGCCGGCCGGTCCGGTGCAGGGCGACACCGTCGCCGAGATCATCGAGAACAACCGGGCGTCGGGATTCGCGGTGATCGGCACCCCCGACGACGCCATCGCCAAGATCGAGGAACTCGTCGAGGCGAGCGACGGTGGCTTCGGGGCCTTCCTGTTGTTCGACCACGACTGGGCACCGCCAGCGGCCAAGTTGCACAGCTACGAACTGTTCGCGCAGTACGTCATCCCGCACTTCACCGGGCAGCTGGCCTCGGCGCAGGCTTCACAGGACTGGGTCGTCGGCAGCGGAACGACATTCATCGACCGAGCTGCGCACGCCATCGGCAAGGCGATCGAGGACCACGCGGCCGAACGGTCCACCACCCAACGCTGA